TGCGGGTTCCCGAAGAAACCACTTACCAACACACCTATGATTTTGCCGATGTAGAGATAATTCTGCTGGAAGGTATTTTCATGTTGCAGAAAAAATTCCGCGAGCATTTCGATTGGTCGGTGTGGATTGACTGTTCATTTGAAACCGCGCTTGAAAGAGCACTGGAAAGAAATCAGGAACACTTATCCCAAGCCGACATCATTCGCGACTATCACCGGATTTATTTTCCGGCGCAACAAATTCATTTTGAACGAGACGCGCCACGCGCCTTTGCCGATGAGATTATCCCGAACGACCACCGGCTTATATCAGGCGATAATGCGCGGTAATTGAGGCTCTTTGCCATTTGGATTGCGCGTGTATTACAGATGGGGGCGTTTGATGCCGAGTTTTTTCATGCGACTGCGCAGCGTG
The nucleotide sequence above comes from Acidobacteriota bacterium. Encoded proteins:
- a CDS encoding uridine kinase, producing MLTNRIVQSITHKRNQLSDKPCLLTTITGIDGSGKTFLSKQVVEELRQQGLNAILLHLDEWHNPAHIRFSESNPAENFYRQGLRFDELFELLVLPLKRHRALHLEVELLRVPEETTYQHTYDFADVEIILLEGIFMLQKKFREHFDWSVWIDCSFETALERALERNQEHLSQADIIRDYHRIYFPAQQIHFERDAPRAFADEIIPNDHRLISGDNAR